AAACCCACGTATCCGGGATATTTTGTAATGCTTGTGCACTACTGTAGGAGTCTTCCTTTGTGTTTTTGACAAAATTATATCTATAAAGTCCTGAAAAACACAGAAAATACCACATTTTAAGGTTACTTTTCACACACGTAAATAATATGATGTAAAGATATGTTTCTATATTTACCTTAGCCGTAGGGACTACGGCGATCTTTTTAAAGTTGTACAAACTCATTTTGTTGTTGTAATGTTATTATTTTCTAGTAAATATTAACTGGACTCGCAGTGAGTCCATCACACGTACAACACGTGTTTAAAaagaaatgtcaaaatattGCGTCTCGATTACTGCTACATGAGTTGTCACCGTTGTCACATTGTCACATttattacaaattaaaataatatgtgaGGATAGTTCTTGTTTccgaattaataaaaatattaatgattaaataaattaaataaaaaatgaaaataaaaataattaatatgatTAAATCTAAAATTGATTCTTgaattttgatttaatttataTCTGTGCAGTATCTAAACGCAACCTAAATACTGTGTTGCcatagtatttatttaaattcccCAAATTCTtcattaaattaaaagaaattatTATAACTTGAAAATTACATCAAAATATATCATACACCGCTTATTAAAAAAGAGTATACGTGAGTATGGTGCATTGAAACTTAAGTATATCAAAAATGATCAAGCTCTTTTACTTTTATCGAAgaattttgatttaaaaatttcattattttgatAGTAGGCAACTTCAAAAAGAACTGTCATCAGAACTGCTCGTGCCGATAGGCCGTAAAaggttaagaatttagactaaatattaactaaaaatgtCATAAACTTAGTTCATTCCACAAGGAAAATAACTAATTTTGTCTCTGGAGACTGGGAGAATACTTTCACTACATATATTACTTTCATGTAAGTATAACAATATTGCATCACTGTTCATTTGTTTTCGCCGATAAAAATCATTCTTCCCCTTATTTTTATGATGTTCTGAACCAAGACAGGCGTTTAGATTCTAAGTTCAATAGCTTCTTACCATCAATAACACTTATTCAACGTATTTTGAATTAGCAGAGGATTTTACGTAAACTTCGTTCGACTTGACAATTTCATAACATCAAAAAACCATTTCGCGTTACCGGAATCACTAAAACCAGTCAGTGCTGTGTGTATTTGCAGGAGAAGTGAGCCCCGGAGACTATAAAACTCAAAAATGTACTCAAGACTCCATAATTGCGGCtggaaaggcatccaaactcgTCTCACATCGGCAAGGAACTACAGCGCGAGCATATTGAAGAAAAAAGAGAATTTCCACGGAAAAGTGTTGCCAGGGAAAGTCCTCCATGGATTTATGTGCAAAAATGTTGAGCCCATCCCTGAATACAACATGACAGCATACTTGCTCACTCATGAGAAAACTAAAACTGAATATTTGCATTTAGAAAGAGATGACACAAACAATGTGTTTTCAGTCGGTTTCCGTACTACTCCTCTAGACTCTATGGGTACTCCACACATTTTGGAACACACAGTTTTGTGCGGATCTGAGAAGTATCCAGTTAGAGATCCGTTTTTCAAAATGCTGAACAGATCCTTGGCTACATTCATGAATGCTTTAACCGGGCCAGATTATACATTTTATCCGTTCTCGTCACAAAATGAAGTTGATTATAGAAATCTCCAAAGAGTCTATTTAGATGCGGTATTCAAACCAAATTTGTTACGGTTAGATTTCTTGCAAGAAGGATGGAGATTGGAACACTCAAATTTAGAAGACAGAAGCTCTAGCTTAAACTTTAAAGGAGTTGTCTATAATGAGATGAAAGGGGCTTTCTCTGAGACCAATTCACTGTTTGGACAAAagtttataaatactattcTTCCACAAGGTACATATGGATATGTTTCCGGAGGGGACCCACTGTGCATTCCAGATTTATCACATGAGCATTTAAAGAAATTCCACGCCACACATTACCATCCAAGCAATGCCAAAATATATTCCTATGGCAACTTCCCTCTAGAATCTAATTTGAAAATGCTAAATGAGATGTATTTGAACAACTATGCATATTTAGATCCGTCAAACACTGTAGTTCCCCCACAAGAAAGATGGCAACAGCCAAAACATGCTAACATAAACTGCAGGGTAGATCAATATGGGGGTCCTATTGAAAAACAAAACCAAATCGCTATAGGCTTCGCTATGTCAGATATAACCAACATATTTGATACATTCATGCTCACTGCTCTAGCTGAACTGATGATGATTGGACCCAACTCTGCTTTTTACAAAAGTCTGATTGAGAAGAATATTTCTGGAGGTTACAATGGCCTTACGGGTTATGATAATCAAATTAGAGACACCCTATTTGTGGTTGGATTGAGAGATGTTGAAACTtcaaactttgaaaaaatagaAGATATAGTTAATAAGACTATTCATGAAATACATGAGAAGGGTTTTAAAAAGGATCACATTGAGAGTGTACTTCATGGTTTTGAGCTGTCTATTAAGCATCAATCTCCTAAGTTTGGACTTAACCTACTTTTCAACTTGATGCCCATGTGGAACCACAATGGATCTGTCCTAGATGCCCTCAAAATGAACACTTTGCTTAAGGAACTTAAGCAGAGCTTGACAAAGCCAAGTTATATAAAGGACACCATTGAGAAATATTTCCTTGAGAACAACCATAAACTAGTAATGACCATGCAGCCTGATCCTAAATTTGATGATGTGTTTAATGAAGCTGAAATTAAACTGCTGATGTCCAAAACAGCAGCTCTCACAGATGAAGATAAGAAAGCTATATTTGAAGATGGAATAGCTCTTTCAAGAGCTCAGAAGAAAGAGCAGAATTTAGATGTTCTGCCTTGTCTGAAGCTAGAAGAAATTACAGCGACAAAGACAGCTCCTGCAATCAAACACACCATGGCAGGCACAGTCCCCTTACAGCTATTAGAAGCCAATACCAATGGAGTCACCTATTTCAAAGGTGTACTTGGAACTGAGAGCCTCAACCAGAAACAATTGGAAATGTTGCCATTCTTCAACTATATTCTGGACAAGTTTGACACAAAATCTCACAACTACAGAGAATTTGATCAATACATCAGCAAGTCTACATCTGGATTGACAGTCAACTGCCATATTACAGAACATATTGACCAACCAGACCAATATGAGCAAGGCACACTCATATCAAGCCACTGTCTTGATGAGAATCTGCCAAAAATGCTTGATATTTGGAACGAAATTTTTGCCAAACCAAACTTCCAGAATAAAGAGAGACTTGGCATGCTCTTGACGAACTACTGCTCTTCTTTAACCAGTGGAATTATTGACAGTGGACATGTTTACGCCATGCAGATGGCAAAATCACTAGTCTCTTCTGTAGACAAATGCAAGGAGCAACTTCAGGGCATACAACATGTCATCAACATGCAAGAAGTTCAGAAGAAATACAAAACTGATGAGGTGGGACATATAATGGATGATATCGCGTCAAAAATCTTAAATGGCAACAATCTTAGAGCAGCTTTCCATTATTGCAACACAAACACAAATATCCTCCCAGCAGTTGAGGAATTCTGCACTGAACTATGTAAAGATTCcaaagagctgaaccgaattaACTGGATCGATTCAGAGAAATTACCAAAAACTCAACGCGGGATACAAGTTCTCATGAATATCCCAGTGAATTTCTGCTCGAAAGTCATCCCAACTGTAGGATACACTCACCCAGACTATCCCAAATTACGCGTACTATCCAAATTCTTGACCTCGAAATACTTGCACCCAATAGTCAGAGAACAAAATGGCGCTTATGGTGGTGGAGCAGCTCTATCCTTAGATGGAATCTTTAGCTATTACTCCTATAGGGACCCGAACTCGAGGACCACGCTTGACGTTTTTGACGAGACAGCAGAATGGATGTCTAAGAATTCCTCTCTTGTAGATGATCAGAATTTATTCGAATCCAAACTGTCCATCCTCCAACAAATGGACCAGCCTGTCGCTGAATACATGAAGGGGATAGACTTATTCCTCTTTGGATTGTCTTACGATATTTGGAAGACTCAGAGGGAGAGAGTTTTGGCCGTTAACGCTAAGGACTTGGTTGAGGTGTGCCAGAAATACTTGACCCCTGACAAATGGGCTGGAAAGTGTGTTATCGGAGAAGGTTCAGGACAACAAATAGATAAGCATGGAGAGTCTTGGGAGAAGCTTAGTGGACCTCAACAGTAAAATAGAGGAGTTTATAAATttatctcagttttgaatataAGAGGGCCTTGAAAGTGTCTGGACAAAGACTTAGACGGAATATACGCGTTATGAACGATATGAAACGTCTGCTAAACAGAGCTGAAAACTTCCAAGTATTATTACTTAATTGAGATTCTCTCTATGGAATTATGGACTGGTTCCTTAAGTAAGCCGTCATCAGGAAAAAGAtacgtattttatttttcaatgtGGTTGAATTTAGGTGTTCAttgttcttattttttttttctctctaaAAACATATTGTAGTCGTTATTTATTACAGAGTATTTGTGGAGTTTAAATACtgttgtaaataaatgtattcttCTTATTacactgttttattttttcgcTTTCACGACTGTCACAAGACAAGGCGGCGAAGACTAATCGTCTTCTGAAGTTGTGTCCATTGACAAGGCAATGTAAGTAGTAACAAGCAAGTAGATTGTGTTACAAGGGACTAAAACTTCATTTACAGCGAGGCAGGGCGTACATTGAATCCTGAGCATAGTGAGGGATTCTAATATATGACATTTGATGACACCAGAAGGCGTCCAGGGACgggcttattaaaaaaaattctatcatTTCCCTTTTACGTCAGATGAACAGCTTATAGCTCATTTATGGTTACCTAGATAGCGTCGGATTGGTTTTTCAACTGGAAACTCTTAGGGCGGGTAGGTACAGACGAAATGcaatttaaaataatactaCTCGTATAACAGCTATTGGATACCGCCGTAGTTGGATAATCTTTTGTTGTTCTTTTCACAGAGCTATGGCGTTGCCAAAAACATTCCAACATCCAAAAGACTTCTTCAAAGAATGCATCCTATTCTTAAAAGAATATCAATATCTATACAATTTCCCAAACACAGATATACTCGTCCAAAACGTTTTAgaaaaaatagaagtagaacACCTGGAGGACATGGACGTTTTTGACAAAAACTTCGAACTACCCGCATTAGAAATTCTCAACGGATTCTGTTTAAAATTGGAACGTTTGAAAGCGATTCATAATGTGTTCGAAGAGATAGATGGATTGGAAGATTCAGTTCAAGTTCCAGTCAGTCCAAAGAAGAGGCATGAAATAGTTTATTTGGCGAAAGAGGTGGAAGATGTCTGCAAAGAAAATGGATGCGATGTGGTCGTGGATTTTGGATCTGGATTGGTAAGTGTAAAAGTAACGAACAGGGTTCAATGGGATTGGTAGCTGATTGTATATGCATAACTGTCAAAGATTTGAATGCATTACTAGCTTATTATTAGCTAGTTTACTTGTTCTAGTTTTTACGATTCGCAATCAGTATCATCAGGCACGACGCAGTGTAATTTCTGCCGTTTTAAAGTGTTACAGTatcctcatcctccttgcgttatcccggcatttgcctcggctcttgggagcctggggtccgctttgacaaactaatcccaagatttgtcgtaggcactagttttaagaaagcgactgccatctgacctcccaacccgaagggtcactaggccttattggaattagtccggtttccttacgacgTTTTCCTaattccttcaccgaaaagcgattggcaagtgacatttcgcacataagttctgtAAAACACGtttgtacgagccggggttagGACCaggcgacctccggatcgaaagtcgtacgctcttaccgctaggccaccatcAGCACTTCTTAGTCCGTTAATTTAAACGttatccgatcctatatcggatgtgGGAAGaatttcaatataaaaaatccaagatggtggtgcctgtaatgtatgggatatcggtcctacatccgatattcgatcggataatgtgaaactaaaaagttaggttaagtttttttttaattaagaatTTCGGAATCTCGAACTGTAGGGTAGGATGCGCGGGTTTTTTggctcgattttttttcttctatttataatcatttgtttctGTTCCAGGGCTATTTAGACCAGATAATCTTCGAAACATCGCAACTTAAAGTATTAGGACTTGAATGCAACTCCTCTCACTACGTCGGAGCAAAGAAAAGACAAACCAAATACCACGGCAACTCCACAGAAAacgtaaaatatataaaacataCTATAAACGAAAACTCCAACTCGCAAATAGAAGGGTATTTGACGCATAAGTTTTTGAATTTCAACTGTTTTTGCATAACCGGACTTCACGCTTGTGCGGACTTGACAGTTGTGGCCTtgaatttgtttttaaaaatgGAAAAGGCTAAGGCGATGGTCATAATGCCTTGTTGCTATCATAGAATGCAGCAGGAAAATGGAAGATTTAAGAATTTCCCTTTAAGTGATTGTTTTAAAGAAATGTTTGAGCAGGAAAATGGTTTTGAGTTCATGGGAGTTCCGTTTTTGAGACTGGGAGCGCAGCCACCCTGTTTAGTTGAGGATAACTTAGAAGATTCGGTGTTTAATTTACTGGCAAGAGGAATCTTACAACTTTATGCTAACAGACGTgagttataatattattaaaacttGTTTTTTCTGTTCTCTTAATCCGGGTCGAaggaccaggggcccgtttctccaaaggtacaagccttgtattacaagtgcgcgaactgtcaaatcgtatgggttgtcatggaaacacacttgtaatacaaggctgtacctttcgagaaacgggccacagatCATAACTCTTCTAGTACTTTCGTCAACAAGTTtcaatataaatacctacctcATTCTTTGCTCTTCTTCTAAGCTTGACTTGATCAATGAACGGCTATTGCAGCTTGAAGTAAACTCAGCAAGCGGCTGTCGCTGTGAGACGCAGAGCGTAAGTCCCCCTGTCACCGCAGAATCGGAGCAGAAATCAAGACGGAAGTCAAGACCAAAGCGCAAGGCACGGAATGCAAAAAAATATGCGCCAGTAGTGAAGGAAAATGTGGAGGATGACGTAGGGGTCGCTACTTGCAACGAGACTAGCGACGTTGTTCCTTCCTCGCCGGTGTCCGTGGTCGACAATTCGTTGCCCAGCAGTGACGTGTCCACGGGAGAGGAAGCGGGTGTTGCACTCGTCGGCCGTGATCAACATAAGGACAAAGTCATTGCAAAAAAACACTTCTCCTCAATGCGATGCACAGCTGGGCCTGAAGTTACTTCACTTAAGGCGGCAGAAGTCTTCAAATACATACACCTTTGGAACATGGCATCTGGCCCCGATGAGATACGAGCATATCTAGAAATATTATGTCCCGAGAAAGCTTGCACTGTCCTTGAGATCAAAGCAAAGGGATCCTATAGATCTTATAAAATCGGCATCCCGGGCGAGCTCTATGACCGGTGTTTATCCCCCGAGGTCTGGCCCAAGAACGCTCGGGTAAAGGCGTGGTTTTTTCGGAGAAGACAAAGCAACGGCACATACACGGAAAACCCCAGGTCCCAAGAGGAAATCACTTCCGATGTTAGACATAATATACCAAAATGTCAGGGGCTTGAACACGCGGCTTCAGTACTTCAGGCAAAACCTGCTAGCTCTTGATTGTGACGTCATCGCGGTAACTGAGTCTTGGCTCACCGATGCCGTTAATGATGCTGAGTTGGCGTGTGGCGGGTGGAGCGTTCTGCGTCGGGATCGCGCCActggcgcgcgcggcggcggcgtacTCCTTGCGGCGCGCCCTGGTATCCAGCTCGAGCGTCGTGTGGAACTTGAGACGCCGAACGGCGAGGACATGTGGGTCACACTTGTGGCGGGTCAGGGTGTGTTTCATATATGTGTCGTGTACATTCCTCCCAGTGCTTCAGAGGAAACTTATATGCGGTGGTTTGAGAAAGTGGAGTCGGTTATTGACACTCTTACGGGTGCAGTGCTTGTGATCGGCGACTTGAACTTGAACCCAGTGTATGCGTCCCGGAGTGTCCttagttattattgttattttgtatCTGTTTGTGGTCTGATTGATATGAACGAAGTGACGAATGTACATGGTAGTAAGCTAGATGTCGTGTTGGTGTCTGAGCGCATTACTGGTGCTGAGGTCTCCAAGACGGCAGGCGAGGGATTGGTCCCAAGATCTGATGCGTACCATCCTCCATTGGATATCTCAGTTCCTGTAGGAGACTGTTCGCGTCGACCGGCTGCAGGTCGATTGGATCCCAGCAATGTGGACATGTGTCGAGACTGGAACTTTACTAAGGGTAATTTTGAGCTCCTGTACAAATTAGTTTCAGAAATAAGTTGGCAGGAAGTCCTCAGTGCTGACAATGTCGACGTCGCTGTGGacacattttacaatatattataTGATATATTTGATCTCAGTGTACCTAAACGGAAACGGCCGACCAGTTCAAGTAGACGATATCCTGTGTGGTTTACGGCCGACCTGATCGCTGATATAAAGCAAAAAAGTAATCTGCACCGAAAATGGAAGGCTACACGGGATATAGACGTCTACAAACAGTTTTCAATATTGAGGTCTAAGGTGAAAGAGCGTCTAGCGTCTGCTTACGATAGTTATATTGGACATATCCAAAGCACAGTTAAAGCCAATCCTCGCGCTTTCTGGGAGCACGTAGGCAGTCTTAAAACAAATGGTGGTTTTGTGTCCCGCGTAAAGTTTAAAGACGAACAATTTGTCGGTAGGGATGTGGCCAGTGCTTTCGCCAACCATTTTTCAGAAGTTTTTCTGCCTACTGTTCCGCTTCTTGACCCACGCTTGATAGAAAATGCCTATCGTGAGCCTACTGGCGACTGCATTGATATCAAATCAATTTCATTGCGAGAGGTTGAAGTTGGGATAAAACGCCTCAAGGCCAATAGCTCTGTTGGACCCGACAACTTACCGGCGTATATTGTAAAGGGCTGTATGGATTTCTTGAAGATGCCGATACAATATATATTCAACCTGGCGCTATCTTCTGGATCTTATCCTCGATGTTGGAAGGTGTCTAGGGTGAGACCGATCCCGAAAGCGAGTGACACTTCCGTGGTTGAGAATTATAGACCAATCGCCGTTCTTCCCACCCTTGGCAAGTTGTTTGAGGCCATACTTCACCGAACTCTGTCTTCACAGGTTCGACCCTTCCTGTGTGACGCGCAGCATGGCTTTCGGCCTAGTCGCTCAGTCAATACGAATCTGTTGATACTAACGGACAATATTGCTGCTCATCTTGATAGAGGTATACAAGTCGATGTCCTCTATTTTGATTTCGCAAAGGCTTTTGATCGCGTGGATAACGACGTGCTGCTTGCAAAGCTGGACAAAATTGGTTTCTCTCACAAATTGTTGACCTTTTTTGCCAGCTATCTGCGCGATCGACAGCAGTTCGTCCGACATGGTTGTTTTGTCTCGACTCCTTACCATACCCGGTCTGGTGTCAGTCAAGGCTCCATATTAGGGCCTCTGCTTTTTGGTATCATGATCAACGATCTCAAGTCGGTTCTTCGGGCGGCTCAATGTCTCTTATATGCTGATGACCTCAAGTTGGTATACGGCGTGGAGCAAAGAGCCGATTGCGAGACGTTGCAGAATGACATCGACTTGGTATTTCGGTGGAGTATGGAGAACAAACTTCATTTTAACCCAGCCAAGTGCTGCGTGTGTACATTTACCCGCTCTCATACCGCTCTATATTTTCAATATATATTAGGGTCAGAGCCGATAAATCGTGTCTTCTCCGTCAAGGACCTGGGCGTTGTGTTTGATACGCGGCTCACTTTTCACGACCATATTTCTGCTCTTGCGACGAGCTGTTTCCGAAGGCTGGGTTTTGTAATCCGAAACCTACGCTGTTTTCAAGACCCATTGGCCATAAAAATAGTTTACAATGCCTTGGTAAGGAGTAAATTGGAGACCTCGTCGATCGTATGGAACCCCTACGAATCGACTTATGCCTTACTACTTGAGAAGGTGCAGAAAGCACTTTTAAGGTTCCTTTTTAAAAAAGTTTTCGGATTCTACCCGTATCTCTACCCGACCAAGTATCTCCTTGGCTCTCTTGGGTATAACTCCTTGGAGGTGAGGCGGAATTTTCAGCTGATGATCACAGCATGTCGAGCTCTACGTGGTGAGTCAGACTGTCCCGAGCTTGTAGAGCGTCTCGTACGACTGTTTGTTCCTGATGTTCCGAGGATAGCACTCAGGCCGCGACGACGCGACCTGTTGGCCGTGCCGCCGGCGCGTACCGTATCGTACAGGAACTCACCGCTGCCCCGCGCCCTCTCACAGCTCAATGCGCTCCTGACATCGACACCTGAGTGCGACTTGTTTGCGTGGCGATGGGCGGCAATATGTAGTGAATGCTTGAGATTGTGTGAGGCGATGGATGCGAGGTGTTCAACTGTTCCTATATAAAATGTCTGTTAAGTGTATGCCTATTATTGTAAATGTATATGTCTACTTTGTTTTTCTTGTTATGTCAGCCTAAGATACGTGACGCAATGGTTAGCTGTAAAGTCATGTAATCAtgtttaccaataaataaataataataaataaataataactcaTTTTCTACATTGAAATCTTTTAAGATTTCTTTTTCTaatctttatttttgttttcagaTAACTGCaagttaaaaagaaacaaacgaAAAGCTGTTAAAACAAAATCTATTGACAGGAATTTCGAAAGCTACGTACAAGATGCCTGCACTGGGTTCAGTTTGTTACATAATGCATCTAATACACTTAAAGATAAAATCGATTCTCCGGAAGCAGGAGACTTAAGTATCGATTTAGAAGAATTAAGATCGATTTGGCGGGAAAATTCAAGCTCTATGGTTCAGaaaaaggccgccatttttgtTTTACTCCAAAATAGTTTACAGTCAGTGATAGAGAATCTTATATTGTATGACAGAATAGTATATTTAAAGGAAAAAGGAGTGAAAAGTTGTAAATTTAACAGAATTGTAAATGAAAGAATATCCCCGAGGTGTTTAGCTTTATTGGCTTGTAAATAAAAccgtttttatataaaatataattattttttgtacttTGGAATGTTTAACATTTTTATAACACTTTATTTCAACTAAAACTAATAATTAATAAGTATAATACCTTGGTAATACATagtaaattcaataaataagtacatatgtataaaataaactgaATTTAAGTAGAAATGCTACTTTAATCAAGAAATGCCAAATAAAATTCTCtttgtattttacgatattgaCTCAAAGCATGTTCTTGTTTTTTCTGGCAAAATTGCATAATCCATACCAGTATTTGGGGTCTTTTCCACTATTatattacgttttcttttcaccatgCTAGTCCCATGTCTCCTCTTCATATGCTTATTGTAATTTGACCAGTTTGTAAAATTCCTTTGACACAATTCACAGCAGTACGGCTTTACACCAGTATGTTGCCGTAAATGCAAGtctaaaatacttttaaaacgGAAAGCTTTACTACAATATGGACACACAAACGGTAAAGAATCTGTATGTATAATCTCATGTGATTTTAATTGCTTTCTAAGTCGGAAACGACGAAAGCATTGAAGACAGGAGTACGGCTTGATATCATCATGGACTTTTATATGAGCTTTTAAACGGATTATGGTTTTAAAGTCTGCTTTACAGATTTCACATTGGAAAGGACGGGCTTCGTCATGCGATGCTACATGTGCTGCTAAGTCACTTTTGTTATAGAACCCTTTACCACATCTATCGCATATGTGTGCCCTTTTCTTAGGGCTTTTCTCTGTATGGACGAGTAAATGACCGTTCAGACtacctttatttttaaaagtcttTTTACACATACCACATGTCAGGCCATTAGTTATATCCATGACTGCTATAGTGCTACCTGCTCGGTTTTTATAATACAACTTTATGTGTTGATTTAAATCTTCAACATTTTTGAATTCTGAGTTGCAACCGGAGCATATATTTTCAGATACTGAATGGACTTTTTTGTGTAACGCAACTTTATTTCCTGATGAAAATTTTGTATTGCAGATATAGCATGAGAGTTTTAAGTATTTCCTATGCCGCTTCACATGAAGTAAGAATTTATCTAATCGTAGAATGTTTGTGTCGCAATCTGTGCATTTAA
This Leguminivora glycinivorella isolate SPB_JAAS2020 chromosome 24, LegGlyc_1.1, whole genome shotgun sequence DNA region includes the following protein-coding sequences:
- the LOC125238586 gene encoding presequence protease, mitochondrial; this encodes MYSRLHNCGWKGIQTRLTSARNYSASILKKKENFHGKVLPGKVLHGFMCKNVEPIPEYNMTAYLLTHEKTKTEYLHLERDDTNNVFSVGFRTTPLDSMGTPHILEHTVLCGSEKYPVRDPFFKMLNRSLATFMNALTGPDYTFYPFSSQNEVDYRNLQRVYLDAVFKPNLLRLDFLQEGWRLEHSNLEDRSSSLNFKGVVYNEMKGAFSETNSLFGQKFINTILPQGTYGYVSGGDPLCIPDLSHEHLKKFHATHYHPSNAKIYSYGNFPLESNLKMLNEMYLNNYAYLDPSNTVVPPQERWQQPKHANINCRVDQYGGPIEKQNQIAIGFAMSDITNIFDTFMLTALAELMMIGPNSAFYKSLIEKNISGGYNGLTGYDNQIRDTLFVVGLRDVETSNFEKIEDIVNKTIHEIHEKGFKKDHIESVLHGFELSIKHQSPKFGLNLLFNLMPMWNHNGSVLDALKMNTLLKELKQSLTKPSYIKDTIEKYFLENNHKLVMTMQPDPKFDDVFNEAEIKLLMSKTAALTDEDKKAIFEDGIALSRAQKKEQNLDVLPCLKLEEITATKTAPAIKHTMAGTVPLQLLEANTNGVTYFKGVLGTESLNQKQLEMLPFFNYILDKFDTKSHNYREFDQYISKSTSGLTVNCHITEHIDQPDQYEQGTLISSHCLDENLPKMLDIWNEIFAKPNFQNKERLGMLLTNYCSSLTSGIIDSGHVYAMQMAKSLVSSVDKCKEQLQGIQHVINMQEVQKKYKTDEVGHIMDDIASKILNGNNLRAAFHYCNTNTNILPAVEEFCTELCKDSKELNRINWIDSEKLPKTQRGIQVLMNIPVNFCSKVIPTVGYTHPDYPKLRVLSKFLTSKYLHPIVREQNGAYGGGAALSLDGIFSYYSYRDPNSRTTLDVFDETAEWMSKNSSLVDDQNLFESKLSILQQMDQPVAEYMKGIDLFLFGLSYDIWKTQRERVLAVNAKDLVEVCQKYLTPDKWAGKCVIGEGSGQQIDKHGESWEKLSGPQQ